A section of the Marinoscillum sp. 108 genome encodes:
- a CDS encoding phytanoyl-CoA dioxygenase family protein produces the protein MKSLFKDPQVTQKYQKDGYVILDLLSPMEIKAERDFFYQHVHTFDKEPLYESSRNNSNQTNDLINNHLQQVFLHKTLDHIRNATVYGGTYMVKPMGSEDYLPLHQDWSIVEEDQFETAFIWCPLQTTDQTNGGLFVVPGSHHFYQNRRSGSLPCPRIIPNRRIKPYVKHLKVSEGQVIIYSDKVFHGSHPNTRQTPRIVATARLVEQGARLTYYHRLSNEKVGVFYFSKDTYLNGITQLVQGKIPDGLQPEYLEDFRNEEINEANFIQNIKKHLPSPTVLNRLAAWFD, from the coding sequence ATGAAAAGCCTTTTCAAAGACCCCCAGGTGACCCAAAAATATCAGAAAGATGGATACGTGATCCTTGACCTCCTGAGTCCTATGGAAATCAAAGCAGAGCGAGACTTTTTTTACCAACATGTACATACCTTTGACAAAGAGCCTCTGTACGAAAGTAGCAGGAACAACAGCAATCAAACCAATGATCTCATCAACAATCACCTCCAGCAGGTTTTCCTCCATAAAACACTGGATCACATCCGAAACGCTACGGTCTATGGAGGCACTTATATGGTAAAACCTATGGGTAGCGAAGACTATCTGCCCTTACACCAGGATTGGAGTATCGTGGAGGAAGATCAGTTCGAGACAGCATTCATTTGGTGTCCGCTCCAAACTACAGATCAGACGAACGGGGGTCTTTTTGTGGTGCCGGGAAGTCATCATTTCTACCAAAACCGACGATCTGGAAGTTTGCCCTGTCCGAGAATTATCCCGAACCGAAGGATAAAGCCCTATGTAAAACATCTGAAAGTAAGTGAAGGTCAAGTTATTATCTATTCAGATAAGGTATTCCACGGTTCACACCCCAATACCCGCCAGACGCCACGAATAGTGGCTACAGCTCGCCTCGTAGAACAAGGTGCCCGTCTCACCTATTACCATCGTTTGAGCAATGAAAAAGTAGGTGTGTTTTATTTTAGCAAGGACACCTACCTAAACGGAATCACCCAGCTGGTGCAAGGCAAAATACCCGATGGGCTACAGCCTGAATACCTCGAAGACTTCAGAAACGAAGAAATAAATGAGGCTAACTTTATTCAAAACATAAAAAAACACTTACCCTCTCCTACAGTCCTGAACAGACTGGCGGCCTGGTTTGATTAA